The DNA segment CTCCAGCAGCATCACCCCCGAACTCGCCGGCGGCCCCGCCGCGAGGAACGGCCGCAACCCGGTCATCTCGGGGTCGGTGAGCATCGACAACCGCGCCGCGCACAACTGGGCGGTGCCCAGCAGGGCCAGCCGCAACCGGTCGAGCGCGAGCGCGAGCTGCGCGGTGTGGAAGCCGCCGTGGTGGCGGACCTTGGCAGGCCCGCCGGGGGCGGGAACGATCAGCGGATTCTCGTTGGCCGCGTTGAGTTCGGCCGCGAGTACCGATTCGACGTCGGTGAGCGCGTCGAGCGCGGGACCGTGCACCTGGGGAAGGCAGCGCAGCCCGAACGGATCCTGCAACCGGCGGCCCTGCGCGGGTTCCGCGCCGAGCAGGCGCAACATCTCGACGGCGACGAGCGCGGCACCCGCCTGCGGCACGTGGTGGGTTTCCGGCGCGTACGCCTCCGTCGAACCGTCCACCGCGCCGAGGGTCAGTGCCGCGACCGGGATCGTCGCGCGAAGCGCGCCCCTCACGGCACCGACGGCCAGTGCCGCCTGCGCGATCGTCAGCGCGTTGCTGCTCATGAGGGCGAGCGCGTCGCCGTCCTCGATGAGGATCGGCGGAGGCGGAGCTCCTTCCCCCAGCCACGCCCCCTCACCGGCGAAGGCCAGCCCGGCTTCGGCGAGCGGGCCGAGGTCACCCGTTCCCACCGCGCCGTGCTCGTGCACGGCCGGATACCCGCCGCCGTTGAGTACGGCCACCATCGTTTCCGCGATGACCGGAGCAAGGCCCGCGCCGCCGCGCAGCAACTGGTTGGCCCTGACGGCGAGCATCGCGCGCACCTGACGGCGCGGCAGCAACTCGCCGATGCCGCTGCCGTGGCTGCGCAGCAGCCGCAGTCCGTGTGCCCCGGCCGACTCCGATCCGGCCACGACTTCGTAACGGTTCGCGCCTACGCCGGTGGTCCTGCCGTACACCGGCCGCAGGGTCACGACCTCACGCGCGGCCAGCCACGACCTGTGCAACCGGTCGCGCCCTTCCTCCGACATGCCGACGGACACCTCACCGTCGGCGACGCGGACGACATCGTCGACCGTCAGTGCCGTTCCGTCCAGCAGGACGCTCGGCCGTCCCCCGCCGTCTCCCCTGCCACCGCCGACCGCGGGGGCCATGCCGTGCACCGTCGTCATCCGGCCTCCCATTCAGCACGATCCGCCCGTAACACCGCGACAACCTGCCCTCGCGCGGGCGGCTTACTTGACTTCCATTCACTACTCCATGACTCTGCATGGCGATATTCGACTTTGGCAAGAGGATGTGCGGCCCCGTGGTGAACCGTCGTGACTAGCGCATCGGAAAGACTGCTCAGCCTGTTCGAGGGGCGCAGACTGTCACCGGCACAGCGGCGAATAGCGCAGTTCCTTCTGGATCATGTGGCCGAAGCCGCGTTCCTCTCCTCGGTCGCACTCGCCGAACGAGCGGGCGTCAGCCAGCCCTCGGTGACCCGCTTCGCCACCGCGCTCGGATTCGCCGGGTATCCCGAACTCCGGGATGCCTTGCGCCCGATCGCGCTCGGTGCCATTCAGGAAACCGAGGAAGACGTACGCCGCAACGAATTCCAGGCCGCCGTCGACGCCGAACTGGGGAACCTGCAAGCCTTGCGCGCCATGCTCGCCGATCCGTTGCCGCTCGTGCGGCTCGGAAAGGACCTCGCCTCGTCGCTGCCGCTGGCCGTCATGGGACTGCGGGTGTCGGCCGCGCTCGCCCGCTACTTCGCCTTCGCCGCGCACCGTATTCATCCCGACGTCCGGCTGATCACCGAAGGCGGCAGCGCGGCACACGAGGGCGTCCTGCACACGAAGCAGGCCGGTGGCCGGTGGCTGCTCGCCTTCGTTTTACCCCGCTACGCCGGTGAAGCCCTCGATACCTTGCGTACAGCGAAGGAACTCGGCCTGCGCACCGCGGTGATCACGGATGTGCCGCTTGTCATGTTCGGCGAACTCGCTGACGTTCTGCTCGCCGCGGGCGTTAGTGTTCGTCCGGTGTTCGATTCGCACGCGGCGCCTATGACGCTGGCCGCGGTCATCCTGCAAGCCATGGCCGATGCCGAGCCGGGGCGAACCCAGCGCAGGCTGGAGGAACACGACTCCATTTCCCAGCGGCGGGGGTTCTTCGCCACGGGTTGACCGCCTTGACTTTCATAGCCGAGGGAACAAGTATGCAACTTCTTATTCATCGCCGGCCACGGTCGCATGGTGAGCAATCGCGGAGAGAAGGAGCGCCGTGATCACATACGATCGCGTCACGAAGCGCTATCCGGACGGCACCGTCGCGTTGGATGAACTCTCGGTGGAATGCCCTGCCGGCGAGATCACCGTCTTCGTCGGCACTTCGGGCGGCGGGAAGACCACCGCGCTGCGCATGGTCAACAACATGGTCGAGCCAACGAGCGGCACGGTGAGCATCGACGGCGAGGACGTCCGCACCCGCAAACCGGCCCAGCTGCGCAGAGGGATCGGTTACGTCATCCAGCAGGTGGGTCTTTTCCCCCACCGCACCATCGTCGACAACATCGCCACCGTTCCTTATTTGCTTGGCTGGAACAAAAAGCGGGCCCGCGCCCGCGCGATGGAGCTGATGGAGCGGGTCGGCCTACCGTCGACAATGGCCTCCCGCTACGCGTTCCAGCTCTCCGGTGGGCAGCAGCAGCGCGTCGGCGTCGCACGCGCGCTCGCCGCCGATCCGCCCGTCCTGTTGATGGACGAACCGTTCAGCGCCGTCGACCCCGTCGTGCGCGCCGAACTTCAGGAAGAGTTGCTGCGCCTGCAATCCGAACTCCGTAAAACTATTGTCTTCGTCACGCACGACATCGACGAGGCGATCAAACTGGGCGATCGCATCGGCGTCTTTCGCACCGGTGGGAAACTCGTGCAGTTCGGTTCGCCGGAAACCCTGCTGACCGATCCGGCCGACGAGTTCGTCGCGGCTTTCCTCGGCAGGGACAGGGGAATCAAGCGGCTCTCCTTCCTCGCGGCCAAAGGACTGCCGCTGCGGGACGAGCCGGTGCTGTCCGCCGATTCGCCGTCCTCCGGCGCGGCGAGCGCCGCCGCGGAAGAGGCGTGGCTGCTCGCCGTCGACGCCGAACGGAAACCGCTCGGCTGGGTGTCCACGGAAGACCTCGCGGGAACGGCGACGATCGGTGAGGCCCCGCTTCATCCCATCGGTCATCCCTTCGACGTCGAGACCGACTCGCTGCGGGCCGCGCTCGACGCCGCGGTGCTTTCCCCCGCGGGAAGCGCCGTCGGGGTCGACTCCGGTGGCGCGGTCGTCGGCGTGGTGAGCCAGGAAGAACTGGGAGCCGCGATCCGCGGCGGGTTCGGGGGCGGCGTCACGTGAAATGGGACTGGGTCGCCGACCACGTGCCCGACCTGGTGGAGCTGACCGGTCAGCACGCCTATCTCGCGCTGCTCCCCGTCCTTTTCGGACTGCTGATCTCGGTGCCGCTCGGAGTGCTGTGCGTGCGGTGGCCGAAACTGTATCCGCCGGTGTTCGGTGGCGCGAACCTGTTGTACGCGTTGCCTTCCATCGCGTTGTTCATCGTCCTCATCGACTACACCGGACTCACCGCGTGGACGGCGATCATCCCGCTCACCCTCTACACGTTCTCGGTGCTGATCCCCAACGTCGTCGACGGGCTCCGTTCCGTTCCCGACGCCAGCAGGCAGGCCGCCACGGCGATGGGGTTCGGCACCACCCGGCGGCTCGTGCAGATCGAACTGCCCATCGCGGTCCCGGTCATCATGGCCGGGCTGAGGGTCGCGACCGTGTCGAGCATCAGCATGGTCAGTGTCGCCGCGCTCGTCGGGCTCGGCGGGCTCGGTCAGTTGTTCACCGACGGGTTCCAGCGGGACTTTCCCACCGAGATCATCGTCGGGATCGTGCTGACCGTGTTGCTGGCCTTCGTCTGTGACGCGCTGCTGGTGCTGGCGCAACGGCTGCTCACCCCGTGGGCGCGAGCGAGGGTGACGAGCCGATGAACATACTCACGCTGTTCTGGGACTGGCTGAGCCAGCCGGCCCAGTGGTCGGGGCCCGACAGCATTCCGGCCAGATTCGGTGAGCACACCTACTATTCGGCGCTCTCGTTGCTCATCGCCGCCGCCATCGGCATTCCGTTCGGCTTGCTCACCGGCCACACCGGACGCGGCGGATTCATCGCCGCGACGCTGGCCAACTTCGCCCGCGCGCTGCCGACCGTCGGTGTCGTGATGCTGGTCGTGCTCGCCGTCGGCATCGGGCTGCAACCGGTCGTCGCCGCGATGGTGGCGCTGGCGATTCCCCCGATTCTCGTCAACACCTACGAGGGCATCAGATCCGTCGACGCGCAACTCAAGGACGCCGCGCAGGGCATGGGCATGACGGGGCCGGAAGTGCTGCGCAAAGTGGAGATTCCCGTCGCGCTGCCGCTGATCCTGCTCGGACTGCGCACCGCGGCGATCCAGATTGTGTCCACCGCGACCATCGCGGCCTACGTCGGCATGGGAGGTCTGGGCAGGTTCATCTTCGACGGGCTCGCTCGGCAGGACTACGAGCTCGTCGTCGGCGGCGCAGGATGCGTGGTGCTGCTGGCCGTCATCGTCACCCTCATCTTCCTGGTATTGCGCAAAACCGTCGTCGCAAAGGGCGTGCTGCACAGGGAGAGCACCTCATGAATGGAGAGATCATGAAAAGACCCACCCGCGCAGGCAGGTTCCGGACCGCGGCGGCACTGGGCATGGTCGCCACCTTCGCGCTCGGCGCGTGCTCCGGTGGCGGCGGGGACAATCCGTTGCAGGACACCGAGGGTGCGGGCACGCCCGCTCCAGAGGGCACCGTGGTCGTCGGCTCGGCCAACTTCCCCGAGAACGTCCTGCTCGGTGAGATCTACGCGCAGGCGCTGGAAGCCAAGGGCGTCAACGTCGAGAAGAAGCTCAACATCGGCAGCAGGGAGGTCATCTACAAGTCCGTCAGCGGCGGTGAGCTGACCGTGCTTCCCGAGTACAACGGGGCGCTGCTGGCCTACCTCGACGACACCTCGACGGCCGACACGACCGAGACGGTCAACGCCGAGCTGAACGAGAAGCTGCCGGAGGAGCTGACGCTGCTCGACTCCGCGGCGGCGGAGGACAAGGACTCGCTCGTCGTGCACAAGGAGACAGCGGACCGGTACAACCTCAGGACCATCGCCGACCTCGAACCCGTCGCGGGCGAGCTGATCCTCGGCGGGCCGCCGGAGTTCAAGACCCGCAGGCAGGGTTCCGTCGGCCTCAAGGAGGTCTACGGCATCGAGTTCCGGGAGTTCCGTTCACTCGACACCGCGGGTCCGGTCACCATCAACGCGCTCAAGGCCGGTGACATCGACGTGGCAAACCTGTTCACCACCGATCCCGCCGTCGCGACCGACGAATTCGTGGTGCTGGACGACCCCGAGAACCTGTTCAGCGCTCAGAACGTCACGCCGCTGGTGTACGAGCCCGCGCTGACCGACACGATCCGGGACACGCTCAACGCGGTCTCGGCCGAATTGGACACTCCGATGCTGCTCGACATGATGCAGCAGGTCGTCACGGCCAAGGAGGATCCGGACAAGGTCGCCGCCGAGTGGCTGAGGACGGCCGGTCTGTGACATCCGGTTCGCGGCAACGGTTCCCGGTCGGAGCCTCGGCGTCGATCACGGAACTGGAGGCCGACCCGCACGCGTTGCTCGCCGCCCTGCGGGGCGGCGAGCCCGTGTCGTGGCTTCCCTCGCTGTCGGGCTGGCTGGTCACCAGCCACGAGCTCGCCGAAAAGGTACTGCGCGATCCGGCGACGTTCACAGTGGACGATCCCCGGTTCTCGACGGCGCGGGTCGTCGGGCCCAGCATGCTCTCGCTCGACGGCGAGCAACACGCGAGGCACAGGGAACCGTTCACCCACCCCTTCCGGCCTGCCGAGGTCAGGGGCCGGTTCACCGCCGTCATCGAAGACCACGTCGAGCGACTGCTCGCCACGATGCGCCCGAAGGGCGCAGCCGACCTGCGCGCCGAATTCGCGGGGCCGCTCGCCGTGGCGGTCGTCGCGGAGGCGCTGGGACTCACCGACGTCGACGCGGCGACGGTGCTGTCCTGGTATGCCGCCATCGTCGATGCGGTGTCGGAGGTGACGGCGGGGCGGCCACGCGGCGACGCGGGCGTGGCGGCGATGGACGAGCTCAGGACAAGCGTTCTGCGCACTCTCGCCGAGCGGGACCCGGCTTCGATCCTGGTCGCCGCGGGCGAGCGGCTCAGCCCGGCCGAAGTCGTCGCCAATGCGGCGGTGCTCATGTTCGGTGGCATCGACACCACGGAAGGCATGATCACCAACGCGGTGCTGCACCTGCTCGACCGGCCGGATCTGCTCGCCGCCGCCCGCTCCGACGAGGACCTGCTGCCTGCCGTCGTGGAGGAGTCGGTACGGCTGGAACCCGCCGCGGCGATCGTCGACCGTTACGCCACCACCGGCGTGGAACTCGGTGGCGCCACGATCGAGCGCGGAGACCTGGTGACCGTCTCGATCAGCGCGGCCAACCGCGATCCCGCCGTTTTCCCCGATCCGGACTCGTTCGATCCGCACCGGCCGAACGCGAGGCGCAATCTCGCCTTCGCCAAGGGCCCGCACTTCTGTATCGGGGCGCAGCTGGCCCGCACCGAAACGCTGGTCGCCCTGCGCGAGGTGCTGCGGTTGCCTGAGCTGGCCACCGATCCCGCCCGGCCTTCGGCGCCGCGTGGCCTGGTGTTCCGTAAGCCGCGGGCCCTGCACGTCACCTGGAGCACCGGCTAGCGAGATCCGCGTCCAGAACGCCGAGATCCGCACTCGGGACGGCGAGATCCGCGTCCGGGGCGGCGAGATTCGCGCTCACGCACGCGAGAGGCACATCCGGCCTCGGCCGAGCGCTGCCGGTGACTCGTGCTCCGTCAGGTACGTTCGTCGCTCCCGGGTTCGAGGTGCCGCTCCAGTACGGCGGCTTCGGCGCGGAGCCGCTCGGCGGGTTCGGCGCGGCCGAGCCGTTCGTACTCCAGCGCCGCCGCCCTGCGTTCCCGCACCTCGTTCTCCACCACGGTCCTGATGTCGGCACCGGTGAGCGCCCTGCGCCGCGCTTCCGTGGAACCAACTCCCGAGGCCGCGCCCGCGACGTGCTCGCTTTCCGCGCCACCGCCAAGCGGCTCTCCCTCGGGGACGGCTTCGGCGTTGTCGATCGCGGCGAGCGCCGACCGCAGCGCGGAGGCCGCTCCCCTGTCGCGCGCCTTGAGCGCGGCCTTCAAGCTGCCGCGCAGGTCGTCGCGAAGGCTGCTCGGCGAGTTGTCGTGCGGGCTTGCGTCCATGTCGGTGTCCGATCGAGGTTGGCGGGTGAGTAGCCGGGCGGAAGCCGGAAGCAATATGGCCATACGATATCGGGGTGCCCCGGGTTGCCGATCACGATCAGCGCCGTCACCAGATCGCGCTGGCTTTCCAGCGTCTGCTCGCGACGGTCGGGTTCACCGGCGTGACCTTCGCCAAGGTGGCGGCCGAGGCCGGAGTCTCGGTCGGACTGATCCAGCACTACTTCAGCGGCAAGGACGCGCTGCTGCGCTTCGCCTACGACGACGCGCTGAGCGGCATGAGCGAACGCGTGCGAGCCAGGCTCACGACGGGAGGCAGCGCGCCGACCGGGCGCGTGTTGTTCGATTGTCTCGCCGAATTGCTGCCGCTCGACGGCGAGCGCGAGGTCGAGTACCGCGTCCGGCAGTGTCTGCGAACCCAGGCCATGCATGACGCGCGGCTGGCCGAGGTCGCGCGGAGGTCGGGCGGAGACATCCTCGGCTACGTCTCCGGCATGGTCGAGCACGGCATCGAACGCGGCGAGGTCGGACCTGAGGTCGATCCGGTGCTCGCGGCACGCGGAATTCTCGCGACGGTCCAGGGCCTCGCCGACCAGATCGCACTGTCCGGAAAGGACGGCTTCCCCGCCGAGAAAATACTGCGCACCACCATCGCCACGGTGTTCACCACGCACGGCCACTGAACCCACCTCCCTTCGAAAACCCACGCGACAGCCGGGGGTTCAGCGCCCTATCGTAGCAATATGATTATATTGTTATTCGGTCACCCCGCACCGGGGCGGCACACACCGGCCGGGGAGGCCCCTCGATGACCCAGCACGTGACCGTGTCCCTGAGCGGCGGCAAGGTCCGCGGTGTCCGGCACGACGAGCACCTTTCGTTCATGGCGATCCCTTATGCCGCACCACCTTCCGGTGACCGGCGCTGGCGCGCGCCCGTCACCGTCGAACCGTGGGAGGGAGTCAGGGACGCGACGGAACCCGGCAGGCCCGCGCCCCAGCTCGCCCGGTCCTTCGCCGACGTCACCAGCCTCGACGAGGACTGCCTGACCGTCGACGTCACCGTTCCGGCAGCCGAACGCACCGAAAACACCCCGCGCCCGGTGGTGGTGTGGTTGCACGGCGGCGGAGGAACAAACGGCTCGCCCTCGGAGTGCGACCCGCACCGGCTCGCGATCACCGGCGACGTCATCGTCGTCGCGCCCCGGTTCCGGCTCGGCGTGTTCGGCTGCTTCGGTTACCCGGGACTGCCCGGAAGCGGCACCTTCGGCCTCCAGGACCAGCAGGCGGCACTGCGCTGGGTCCGCGACGAGATCGCGCGCTTCGGCGGCGACCCAGGGAACGTGACCCTCATGGGCGAGTCCTACGGCGCGCAGACGGTCGCCGCGCACCTGTGCGCGCCCGCGTCCAAGGACCTTTTCCACAGGGCGATCGTGCAAAGCGCGTTCGCGCTACTGGGCCCGACTCCGGCGAACACCCTCATTCCCGGCGTTCCCGCGCTCCCTCCACGATGGACTCCGGTCGCGGAACTGGAGCGGTTCGGCGCCGAGGCCGCCGTGGCCAACGGCTGGGTCTCCTCCAGCGCGGACCCTATGTCCGCCATGGCGGCCCTGCGGAAGGTTCCCTCGGAGGAACTGCTCGCCGGGTCGGGGGACTTCATCAGGCCCGCCTTCGGTGACGGCGGAGTACTGCCGCGCGACCCCGCCGCCGTCATGCGGGAGGGAAATTTCCACCGGGTGCCGGTCCTGCTGGGCACCACCCGTGACGAGGCTCGCTTCTTCGTCGGGCTCTTCGCCGACCTCGCGGGAAACCCGGTGACGGCCGAGCGCTATCCCCGCCTGCTTGCCGAGGCGTTCGGCGAGCACGCGGACGAGGTCGCCGCGCGGTACCCGCTCACGGACTATCCCTCGCCCAGTCTGGCCATGGCACAGGTCAGCACCGACCGGGCCTGGGCCCGGCCAGCGTGGGAACTGGCGCTCGCCCTCGCCGCGCACACCAGGACCTGGTTCTACGAATTCGCCGACACCGGCGCCCCCGCGCTCCTCCCGCTGCCCGGATTTCCCTCGGGAGCCCAGCACGGCAGCGAACTCGGGTACCAGTTCGACCTGGCGGGAGGCGGTCCCGCGCTGTCGGCGGAACAGCGCGAACTCGGCGAGGCGATGAACAGGTACTGGGCGGCTTTCGCCGCGAACGGCGACCCCGCCACCCCCGGCCTCCCGGTATGGCCGGAGTCCGGCACCGGTCACGTGCAGTCGCTGGCTCCCCGCGCGATCGGCGGCACCGACTACGTGGCGCGGCATCAGCTCGGCTTCTGGGAACACCTGCCGTGAGGAAAGTCAGTAGGCCAGTTTCTTGCTGATCTGCGCCGCGTAGCCGAGCAGCATCGTGAGCAGTTCGTGCTCACGATCGGCGACTCCGGCCGAGGGATCGGAGTTGAACCGGAACAGCGGCCCGGTGAGCGTCAGCGAGCAGACACCGCGCGCGTGCGGGCGGGCGATGGGCACCGCGAGCGCGGCCAGCCCCTCCTCGGATTCGCCGATGTTGCGTCCGAATCCGTCGGAACGCACCCGTTCCAGCTCGCGCAGCAACGCGGTTCGCGTGTGGATGCCCACCTCGGTCTCGCCGGAAAGCTGTTCCCTCGGGTACAGCTCGGCGAGTTCGTCGGCGGCGAGCTGCGCGAGCAATACCTTCCCCGCCGCGGAGGAATGCGCGGGAATACTCAGGCCCACCCTGCTGGCGACGCGCATCATCAGCGGCGACTCGATCGCGGCGACGAACTTCGCCTTCGCGCCGTTGAGTACCGAGATGTGCACGGTCTCCTGCGAGTCGTCCCGCAGCTGTTGCATGAACGGGTAGGCGACCTCGACGCAGTGGTCGATCGCCTGGGTGTCGCTGGACGTCGTCATCGAGGGACCGAGCCGGTACCGGCGGCCGCTGTGGGTCTGCTCGACGAAACCGTGCTGCTGGAGCGTGGCCAGCAGCCGGTGGGCCGTCGAGGCGCCGACGCCGAGGTGACCAGCGGCGTCGGTCACCCCGATGTCGGCCCGCGTGCGCAACAGCATGATCAGCCGCAGGGCGTTCGAGACGGACTGTAGCGTGTGCGCGCCCTCAGACTCTTTCCGCATAAAGGAAAACTACCATGCGCATTCCTTATCATGGAAGTCGCTGCTAGTTTGCGTAGTGGCTTTGCCACCACGCACCGACCGGTCGCGCCTCGCCCGCGCGGCGAACGGAGGACCAGCAATGCTTGTCGAACAGCGGACCTACGTCCTGCACACCGGCGTGAAACTCGCCGACTATCTCGACGCCTACGAGAACATCGGGTTACCGGCCCAGCGGCCGATTCTCGGCGGATTTCTCGGCTACTTCGTCACCGAGTTCGGAACGCAGAACGAACTCACCCACCTGTGGGCCTACGCCGACCTCGAAGACCGCAGGCGGCGAAGGGCTACGCTCGCCGGCGACGAGCAGTGGCAGTCCTGCCTTGAAATCATCCGCCCGATGATCATGACGATGCGGAACAAGATCATGTATCCCACCTCGTTCTCCCCGATTCGCACCCTGCCGGTGACCGGCGGGGATGCCGACACCGCCTTCACGATGACTCCCCACCCCGCGCCGTGACGGACAGGCACGTCGTCGTCACCGGCGCGGCGGGAGGACTCGGCACCCAGCTCGTCGGCGACCTCGTCGAGCGCGGCTTCACGGTGAGCGCGCTCGACCGGCACGCCGAAGGGCTCGACCGGCTGACCTCGGCGATACCCGGCGTGACGGGACAGGTCGTCGACGTGACCGACAGCGGCTCCGTCACCGCGACGATCGAGTCGGTCACCGCCCGGCACGGACCACCGTTCGGCCTGGTGAACCTCGCTGGCGACAACAGATTGAAGCCGCTCGCCGAACTCACCGACGACGACTGGCGATACCTCGTCGATGCCAATCTGACGTCGGCCTTCTACCTGTGCCGAGCCGTCATGCCGCTCATGAGGGCGGCGGGTGGCCGCGTCGTCAACACCAGCTCGATCTTCGGACTGCGCGGCGCCGACAACGATTCCGCCTACGCGGCGGCCAAGGCAGGCATCATCGGCCTGACCCGCGCGCTGGCAACCGAATTCGCGGCCGACAACGTCACCGTCAACGCGGTCGCGCCGGTCGTCGTCCTCACCGAGCGAGTGCGGCGAATGCCCTCCGCGCACCTCGAAGGGCAACGGGCCCGCATTCCGCTCGGCCGGTTCAGCGAGCCCGCCGACGTCACGCGCACGATCTGTTTCCTGCTGGGAGAAGGCGGTGCGTTCTACACCGGACAGACCTTCTCTCCCAACGGCGGCGACACCATGCCGTGACGGGATCGTACCCGTCAGAGCCAGGGTCCACGCGTCCGGATTTTCGCCGCATACTCCCGTTTTCGCGTTCCGCGCGGGACTTTCGCAACCGTGGGCGACCCGGCCGATACAAGGTGCCCACAGATGTTGACCATCAGTTTTTCCATATAGAAGAATTTCTTGCACGTCATTCCATATGACGGTTAGCCTCAGGTCAGACTCAACGACGAGAACCGTCTTCGCGACAACGTCGTATTCCGTGAAGATCAGCAGAATGCGGGAACATCATGACTCGGTTTCCACCTTCCGCCTCCGCGGTCGCCGCAGAGGACGACCGGCGGGAACATCGCCCCATGCAGACAAGGGCGGTGGTCAGCGGAACGCTCGGCTCCACTCTCGAATGGTTCGACTTCGCCATTTACGGGGCGCTGTCGGCGACCCTTTTCCCCGCTTTGTTCTTCAGCGGTCTCGGGGAGACCGGCTCACTGCTCGCCTCGTTCGCTTCGTTCGGCGTCGGTTTCGTCGCACGACCGCTCGGCGGCCTGATCTTCGGTCATCTCGGTGACCGGTACGGCCGCAGGCCCATCCTCCTCGGAACCTTCATCGCGATGGGCGCATCGTCCATTGTGATCGGTCTACTGCCGACAGGACAGGGAGTCGCCATCGCGGTGCTCCTGGTGGTCATGCGATTCATCCAAGGATTCGCGCTGGGTGGCGAGGCCACCGGAGCGCAGCTCATGACCATGGAGCACGCCGCGGGAAACCGCAGAGGCGTACTCGGCTCGCTCATGAACGTTGGCTCGCCGCTGAGCCAGGTGATCGCCAACCTCACGCTGGTTCTGCTCACCTCAGTCCTGTCAACGGAGAACTGGGAAGCCTGGGGATGGCGTATTCCTTTCCTCGCCAGCATTCTGCTCGTCGCCGTCGGCGTCTACATCAGAATGAAACTGGAGGAGACACCGGCGTTCGTCGTGCACAAGCGGGAAGGCGAGGCCGAGAAACCCAACGGGCTCAAGGTGCTCGCGCAGCAACCGCTCAAGATCGCCCAGCTCACCGTCGGCTGGGGCGGTCCGGCGCTCACCTTCTACCTCATCGCGGTCTACGGGCTGAGCTACCTTTCCGATCAAGGCGTCTCCAGCAATGACGGCTTTCTGATCCTCATGGTCGCCAACGGGGTCTCGGTGGTGTTCTGCGTCCTCGGCGGCTGGGTCAGCGACCGGATCGGCCGCAAGAACGTACTGTTGATCGGCATCGCGGGCTGCCTGGCCGGGGTCCTGCTGTTCTTCCCCGTCGCCGACACCGGCGCCGTCGGCCCCGCGATGGCCGTGGTCATCCTCGCGCTGGGCTCGGTGCAGTTCGGCTTCGGCGCACAGCCCGCGCTCTTCGCCGAACAGTTCCCGACCTCGACCCGGTTCTCCGGCTCCGCGCTGTCACTCACCTTCGCGAACCTCATCTTCGCCGCACCCGCCCCGATGGCCGCCACCGCGCTCACCGAAGCGGGCGGCAGCAGGACGGTCATGTGGGTCACGGTCGGCATCCTCGTCGCCTCCGCGCTCGCGCTGCTGCCGCTCGCCGACAAACGCGGCGTCGACCTCGCCTCGTTCACCACTCTCACCACCGGAAAGGACAACGCATGACAACCGGCAACCTCAAACCGCTCGTCGTGAACAGAAAGGGCGAACTCGCCGAGGCGCCGGGGCAAACCCCGAACGCGCGCAGGGTCTCCGGGGTGAGCACCGAGAACAGCCAGGTCGAGGGCCTGTGGTTCGGCAAGGTCCACACCGGACCCGGCGAGATCTCGGCTCCCCACCACCACGGGGAGGCCGAGACCGGCGGCTATGTCTTCAAGGGCAGGGGGTTCATCCGGTACGGGCAGCGGT comes from the Prauserella marina genome and includes:
- a CDS encoding cytochrome P450, which produces MTSGSRQRFPVGASASITELEADPHALLAALRGGEPVSWLPSLSGWLVTSHELAEKVLRDPATFTVDDPRFSTARVVGPSMLSLDGEQHARHREPFTHPFRPAEVRGRFTAVIEDHVERLLATMRPKGAADLRAEFAGPLAVAVVAEALGLTDVDAATVLSWYAAIVDAVSEVTAGRPRGDAGVAAMDELRTSVLRTLAERDPASILVAAGERLSPAEVVANAAVLMFGGIDTTEGMITNAVLHLLDRPDLLAAARSDEDLLPAVVEESVRLEPAAAIVDRYATTGVELGGATIERGDLVTVSISAANRDPAVFPDPDSFDPHRPNARRNLAFAKGPHFCIGAQLARTETLVALREVLRLPELATDPARPSAPRGLVFRKPRALHVTWSTG
- a CDS encoding GatB/YqeY domain-containing protein, translated to MDASPHDNSPSSLRDDLRGSLKAALKARDRGAASALRSALAAIDNAEAVPEGEPLGGGAESEHVAGAASGVGSTEARRRALTGADIRTVVENEVRERRAAALEYERLGRAEPAERLRAEAAVLERHLEPGSDERT
- a CDS encoding TetR/AcrR family transcriptional regulator translates to MPRVADHDQRRHQIALAFQRLLATVGFTGVTFAKVAAEAGVSVGLIQHYFSGKDALLRFAYDDALSGMSERVRARLTTGGSAPTGRVLFDCLAELLPLDGEREVEYRVRQCLRTQAMHDARLAEVARRSGGDILGYVSGMVEHGIERGEVGPEVDPVLAARGILATVQGLADQIALSGKDGFPAEKILRTTIATVFTTHGH
- a CDS encoding carboxylesterase/lipase family protein, yielding MTQHVTVSLSGGKVRGVRHDEHLSFMAIPYAAPPSGDRRWRAPVTVEPWEGVRDATEPGRPAPQLARSFADVTSLDEDCLTVDVTVPAAERTENTPRPVVVWLHGGGGTNGSPSECDPHRLAITGDVIVVAPRFRLGVFGCFGYPGLPGSGTFGLQDQQAALRWVRDEIARFGGDPGNVTLMGESYGAQTVAAHLCAPASKDLFHRAIVQSAFALLGPTPANTLIPGVPALPPRWTPVAELERFGAEAAVANGWVSSSADPMSAMAALRKVPSEELLAGSGDFIRPAFGDGGVLPRDPAAVMREGNFHRVPVLLGTTRDEARFFVGLFADLAGNPVTAERYPRLLAEAFGEHADEVAARYPLTDYPSPSLAMAQVSTDRAWARPAWELALALAAHTRTWFYEFADTGAPALLPLPGFPSGAQHGSELGYQFDLAGGGPALSAEQRELGEAMNRYWAAFAANGDPATPGLPVWPESGTGHVQSLAPRAIGGTDYVARHQLGFWEHLP
- a CDS encoding IclR family transcriptional regulator, with product MRKESEGAHTLQSVSNALRLIMLLRTRADIGVTDAAGHLGVGASTAHRLLATLQQHGFVEQTHSGRRYRLGPSMTTSSDTQAIDHCVEVAYPFMQQLRDDSQETVHISVLNGAKAKFVAAIESPLMMRVASRVGLSIPAHSSAAGKVLLAQLAADELAELYPREQLSGETEVGIHTRTALLRELERVRSDGFGRNIGESEEGLAALAVPIARPHARGVCSLTLTGPLFRFNSDPSAGVADREHELLTMLLGYAAQISKKLAY
- a CDS encoding NIPSNAP family protein; protein product: MLVEQRTYVLHTGVKLADYLDAYENIGLPAQRPILGGFLGYFVTEFGTQNELTHLWAYADLEDRRRRRATLAGDEQWQSCLEIIRPMIMTMRNKIMYPTSFSPIRTLPVTGGDADTAFTMTPHPAP
- a CDS encoding SDR family oxidoreductase, translating into MTDRHVVVTGAAGGLGTQLVGDLVERGFTVSALDRHAEGLDRLTSAIPGVTGQVVDVTDSGSVTATIESVTARHGPPFGLVNLAGDNRLKPLAELTDDDWRYLVDANLTSAFYLCRAVMPLMRAAGGRVVNTSSIFGLRGADNDSAYAAAKAGIIGLTRALATEFAADNVTVNAVAPVVVLTERVRRMPSAHLEGQRARIPLGRFSEPADVTRTICFLLGEGGAFYTGQTFSPNGGDTMP